The Paraphotobacterium marinum genome segment TTTACCAAAACCAATTTCTGGTCCTAGTGATAAAGTATCTGATAAGGGAAACTTGTAACCTAAATAAATGTCGTGATTCAATCCACTTTTATTTTTAACTTTTTCACCATCTGTGAAGGAATAACCAAAATTACCGCCCACATAAAGGCCTGCTAATTTTGCAGAAGCTGTTCCAACCATACATGTCATTAACGCTGTAAATAATAATATTTTTTTCATAAATCTGCCTTTTCATAATAGTCATTTTAAAATTGTTGTGATTATTTTCTAAATTTAACAACAGTTACATGATTGACGAGATAGTTAATAAAAAAAATCATAATGTGATATTAAGCACGATAATTTATATAAAATACATATATTGATACAATTCTGGGACGAATTTTATTATTAGGGACAAATAAACCTTTGAATGGATAAAGACCTAAATCATTTAAAAAGACAAATAAAGCTCAATTATTAAAAAATAAGTAGTAATTGTTGTTTTGATTTGAACTATAAAAATTAACATTTAGAATCTCAAAAACTGTATATAAAAAAGTAAAGAAAACGAAAAAAATAAATTAGATTATCTAATGTTTCATTAGTTTTTTTAGCTTAACTTATTTAAAAAATATTTTTATGATTAACCCCATAAATCTGAATTAATCATTAACATTTTTTATTTAGATAAAAAGCACACAGAATATACTTAGTGTGCATGCTCTATATGCTCATAAGTAGCATGGATAGTAAAGGGATGTAACTCACTCGCAAATAGACATGGTTTTTACTATAAAATCTAGCTTTTGGATTTTTTTCCAACATCTATAAATAGTAAAGAAAAATATAAAAATGTTTAGTTAATATTGAGATTTAAAATTAATATTTGGTTTAATTAATATACATCCAAGGAAAAAAAATGAAACTCAATAACACAACAATAGGCGTTATAAATATTTCTCTAGCATATACTTTATGGGGATTAGGACCACTTTTTTATAAATTTTTAGAACATTTACCCACTTTCGAAATAGTCTCATTTAGAGTGGTGTGGTCTTTGTTTTTTTTGTTAGTAATTATATTAATGTCAAAAAAAATTAATACTATTAAATCAATTATTTACAACAAAGAAAATATAAAATTTTTATCTATTACTTCCATTTTAATTTTTGTGAATTGGTTTACGTATATATGGGCTATAAAAAACAATCATGTATTAGATGCAAGTTTAGGGTATTTTATAAACCCCATATTTTTTATATTTTTGAGCATGTTTTTTTTAAAAGAGAGATTAAATAAATTTCAAATCATAGCTGTTACTACAGTGATTTTGGCTGTTTTATATCAAGTGCTTAAATTAGGATCGGTTCCATGGGTTGCGATTATATTAACGGTTAGCTTTGGATTTTATGCTCTTCTTAAAAAACAATCTACTATTGATTCACAAGCTGGTTTGTTGTTTGAAAATATCCTATTATTCCCCCTAACTTTCGGTTATTTGTTATTTGTTGACTCACAACCATCAGCAACTATGATCCATAACTCTATCATCTTAAATGTGTTCATTGTTCTTTCAGGAGTTATGACTACATTACCTCTAATATTTTTTAATAGAGCTACAACTAAATTAAATCTTTCAACTATTGGCTTTTTCCAATACATTAACCCAACCATATCTTTTTTTACTGGTATATTTTTATTTCATGAGTCTTTTAACTATGATCAATTCATAACCTTTTCTTTGATTTGGGCTGCTTTGGCTGTGATTTCCTTTGATTCAATATGGAGATTAAGAAAAGCACACCAATTGATGAGTGTTTCTTGTAAGCCTTGTAACCAACAATAGCCCTAAAACAAACTGTTCTTGTAAGATAACTCAAGCCTCAGCTTTACTTATTTGGATAAACATTAAACGTTAAATATCCATAAATTTATAAAAAAAACCAAAAACAACCAAATAAACTATGGTTGTTTTATTTATTGTAAAACATATCAATAAATTTAATTATATTTAAATCTGTGCCGCACATATCTCATTATTTTTTTACATTTGTTATAAATTATTTGCTAAATTTTTAGTGTGTCTTTAATTTTTTGATAAATGATGAAAAAAATAGTTAAAACCATATTACTTATTGTTATTGGTGTTTTTTTGGGAATATATATAACAAATAATTTTGACTCTTTTGACAAAAAGTCAGCTTCTTCATCAAATAAAAAACCAATATATTGGGTTGCTCCAATGGATCCTAATTACAAACGAGATAAACCAGGTAAGTCTCCAATGGGAATGGATCTTGTTCCCGTATATAAAGAAAATACTCAAGAAGGCATATCTGTATCATCACAAGTTCAGCAAAATATTGGTGTACAAACTGAATTGGCTGAATATAGAAAGCTGAATATTGAAGTGAGTGGTCTAGGAGAAATAAGCAGTAACGAAAACTTAGTTAAGCACATCCACTCTTATGAAGATGGTTGGATTGAAAAACTCATGATTACAGAGCTAGGCCAATCTGTGAGTAAGAATCAGATTATTGGTTATTTATATTCACCAAAATTAAATGAGGCGCAGCAAGAACTTGTTTATGCCATTAAGACTAAAAAGTATGTTGAACAAACTCAAGCAAAGCTAAGTGCACTAGGATTTTCAAAAGAGCAAATTAATAGGATTAAGTCTACTAAAAAAGTTGAAAAACTCATTGAGATTAGATCGCCATTAAAGGGTTTTATTACTGAATTAAAAGCGGAAGAGGGTATGTTTATTACGCCACAGGACAACCTCATGACAATCACAAACTTAGAATCTGTCTGGTTAAATATTGAAATATTACCTTTTGATTTGAAATATATATCCTTAGGCAATAGAGTACAAGCAACGGATGTTTATACGAATCAAAAGTTTGATGGAAATATAAGTTTTATTTCTCCTTATTCAGATCCAATAAAAAGGACGACCATTGCTCGGGTTGTTCTTAATAATCCAAATTATGTTTTAAAACCTAATTTTCTTTTAGATGTAAAGATTATAAGTCAAAAGAAAATGAAAAGCTTAACAATTCCTTTATCCTCTGTAATTCGATTAGAAAATGTGAATTATGTTTTTGTTAAAGAAAAAAATCAATTTATTCCAAAAGAAGTTTTATTAGGGGATGAAAATTCAAAATATATCGAAGTATTAAAAGGTTTAAATAAAAAGGATAAAGTTGTGACATCATCTCTTTTTTTAATTGATTCTGCATCTGACCTAACCGCAAGTTTGAAAAGACTCTCATCAGAAAAAAAAGTGGAACAAAAGCAAGTCACTGAAACAGTCGGCGTTATTAAGAATATCAATAAAGAAAAAGGTTTTTTGGTTATTCGCCATGAAGCAATTAAGTCGCTAAATTGGCCGCCAATGACCATGAGGTTTTATTTAAGCAATATTTCAAAACTAGAACAATTTAAAAAAGGAGATGATATTAACTTTAGTTTTTACAAAACATCAAATGGCTACACTATTGATAAAATTACACTTTTAAAATAGGACGAACATTATGCTTAAATTTTTTAATTATTTTTTATTTTTAATTTTGTTTCCTTTATCTACTATGTCATATGCTCATAGCCCTGAGCTTCATGAACAAGATGGCTCAATGCCACATAAAGAATATAAAGCCAGTGGCATCGTTAAATCAATCAATCAAAGAGAAATGTTGATTAAACATGAGCCTATTAAAGAGTTGTCATGGCCAGAAATGGAGATGGTTTTTAAAATTTCTGAGCAAATTAGTTTAAGTGAACTTAAAGATATTAAAGTTGGTGATTTTATTAAATTCATGTTTTATGAAAAAAATGATGAATATATTATTACAGCTTTAAGAGAACATCCTATAAAGAAATAAAATGATCAAGAGTATTATATATTGGTCTATTAAAAACAGATTAATTGTTTTAATCATTTCGTTTTTAATTACACTGCTTGGTTTATATTCTACATTAACATCAAATGTTGATGCGATTCCTGATTTATCCGATACTCAGGTCATTGTAAAAACCTCTTTTCCAGGTCAAGCTCCTCAAGTAGTGGAAAATCAAATCACTTATCCACTATCTAATGCCATGCTGAAAGTTCCCGGAGCTAAAACTGTGAGAGGCTTTTCTTTTTTTGGTGATTCATATATATATATTTTATTTGATGAGGGAGTAGATCAATACTGGGCTAGGTCAAGAGTCTTAGAAGCCCTGTCTCAAATATCAAGTGAATTACCAAGTAATGCTAAAAGTCAATTAGGGCCTGATTCAACCGGTGTGGGTTGGATTTATCAGTATGCTTTGATTGATAAAACAAATCAATATGATCTATCTCAATTAACCAGTTTACAAAATTGGTTTTTAAAATATGAACTTCAAACCATCCCTAATGTTTCAGAGGTGGCCACTATAGGAGGGATGGTTAAACAATATCAAATTACTATAAACATAAATAAATTAAAGGCATACTCATTGAGGGTAAAAGATATAATTACAGCCATTCAAGATTCAAATAATGAAGTAGGTGGTTCTGTTTTAGAAATGGCTGAATATGAATATATGATTCGTACCAATGGTTATCTTGAAAATAAAAAGGATATAGAAAATATCCCAATCATTTTAAATTCAAGCGGTAAAGCTATTTTATTAAAAGATATTGCAACTGTTAGTTTGGGTCCTGAAATGAGAAGGGGGGTTGCTGATCTCAATGGCGAAGGAGATTCTGTTGGCGCAGTGGTGGTCATGAGAGAGGGTAAAAATGCTTTAGCAACAATAAAAAACATAAAAAATAAATTAGAAGAAATTAAAAAAAGTTTACCTAAAGGAGTCGAAATTATTACGACATATGATAGATCTTCTTTGATAATGGATACGATAGATAATTTAAAATTAAAGTTAATTGAAGAATTTATTATTGTGGTATTGGTTTGTTTTCTCTTTTTATTTCACATTCGTTCATCGTTTGTTATTTTAATAAGTTTACCTGTTGGAATATTAATATCATTTATGCTTATGAAAGCACAAGGTATTAATGCCAATATCATGTCTTTAGGAGGTATAGCAATAGCTATTGGTGCAATGGTCGATGCGGCTATTGTAATGATTGATAATTATCATAGACACCTAGAAATACAAAAAAATAAACAGATAAATCGATGGCAAGTTTTGGCAAAAGCTTCAAGTGAGGTAGGTGGCCCAATATTTTTTTCGTTACTCATCATGACGTTTAGCTTTTTACCGGTTTTTACTTTACAGGCACAAGAAGGTAAATTATTTTCACCTCTTGCGTTTACCAAAACATATGCAATGGCGGCTTCAGCTGGTTTAGCCATTACATTAGTTCCAGTTTTAATGGGATATTTAATCCGAGGTAAAATTATCTCTGAAAATAAAAATCCAATCAATAGGTTTTTAGTTAATATCTATAATCCAATTCTAAGCTTTGTTTTGAACAATACAAAAAAAACAATACTTTTGTGTTTGGTTGTTCTTCTAACTGGTTTATATCCAATGAATAAATTGGGTTATGAATTTATACCAGATATTGATGAAGGTGATTTGATGTATATGCCGACCCTATCACCTGGTGTATCTATCGGAAAAGCTCATCAAATATTACAACAATCAGATCGACTTATTAAATCGATACCTGAGGTTTCAACAGTATTTGGTAAAATTGGTCGAGCAGATACGGCGACAGATCCTGCACCATTAACCATGATTGAAACAATCATCCAGTTTAAACCTCGATCAGAGTGGCGAGCAGGGATGACACTAAAGAAAATTAGGATGGAACTTGACAAAGTTGTTCAAATACCAGGAGTTACAAATGCTTGGGTTATGCCCATCAGAACCAGAATAGATATGTTAAGCACTGGCATTAAAACTCCATTAGGTATTAAGATTTTTAGCTCGAACCTTGATGAAATAGAATCAGTGGGAAAAGAGATACAATTATTATTAAAAAATATTCCAGAAACTTCATCTGTTTACTCTGAAAAAACAGATAGTGGGAAATATATAGATGTTAATATCAACAGAAAAAAAGCTGCGGATTTAGGATTTTCAATTTCTGAAATACAAGACATCATTGAAACATTAATTGGTGGAAAAAATGTTTCAGAGACTATTGAGGGAAGAGAGCGAT includes the following:
- the rarD gene encoding EamA family transporter RarD, giving the protein MKLNNTTIGVINISLAYTLWGLGPLFYKFLEHLPTFEIVSFRVVWSLFFLLVIILMSKKINTIKSIIYNKENIKFLSITSILIFVNWFTYIWAIKNNHVLDASLGYFINPIFFIFLSMFFLKERLNKFQIIAVTTVILAVLYQVLKLGSVPWVAIILTVSFGFYALLKKQSTIDSQAGLLFENILLFPLTFGYLLFVDSQPSATMIHNSIILNVFIVLSGVMTTLPLIFFNRATTKLNLSTIGFFQYINPTISFFTGIFLFHESFNYDQFITFSLIWAALAVISFDSIWRLRKAHQLMSVSCKPCNQQ
- a CDS encoding efflux RND transporter periplasmic adaptor subunit, which produces MKKIVKTILLIVIGVFLGIYITNNFDSFDKKSASSSNKKPIYWVAPMDPNYKRDKPGKSPMGMDLVPVYKENTQEGISVSSQVQQNIGVQTELAEYRKLNIEVSGLGEISSNENLVKHIHSYEDGWIEKLMITELGQSVSKNQIIGYLYSPKLNEAQQELVYAIKTKKYVEQTQAKLSALGFSKEQINRIKSTKKVEKLIEIRSPLKGFITELKAEEGMFITPQDNLMTITNLESVWLNIEILPFDLKYISLGNRVQATDVYTNQKFDGNISFISPYSDPIKRTTIARVVLNNPNYVLKPNFLLDVKIISQKKMKSLTIPLSSVIRLENVNYVFVKEKNQFIPKEVLLGDENSKYIEVLKGLNKKDKVVTSSLFLIDSASDLTASLKRLSSEKKVEQKQVTETVGVIKNINKEKGFLVIRHEAIKSLNWPPMTMRFYLSNISKLEQFKKGDDINFSFYKTSNGYTIDKITLLK
- a CDS encoding copper-binding protein: MLKFFNYFLFLILFPLSTMSYAHSPELHEQDGSMPHKEYKASGIVKSINQREMLIKHEPIKELSWPEMEMVFKISEQISLSELKDIKVGDFIKFMFYEKNDEYIITALREHPIKK
- a CDS encoding efflux RND transporter permease subunit, which gives rise to MIKSIIYWSIKNRLIVLIISFLITLLGLYSTLTSNVDAIPDLSDTQVIVKTSFPGQAPQVVENQITYPLSNAMLKVPGAKTVRGFSFFGDSYIYILFDEGVDQYWARSRVLEALSQISSELPSNAKSQLGPDSTGVGWIYQYALIDKTNQYDLSQLTSLQNWFLKYELQTIPNVSEVATIGGMVKQYQITININKLKAYSLRVKDIITAIQDSNNEVGGSVLEMAEYEYMIRTNGYLENKKDIENIPIILNSSGKAILLKDIATVSLGPEMRRGVADLNGEGDSVGAVVVMREGKNALATIKNIKNKLEEIKKSLPKGVEIITTYDRSSLIMDTIDNLKLKLIEEFIIVVLVCFLFLFHIRSSFVILISLPVGILISFMLMKAQGINANIMSLGGIAIAIGAMVDAAIVMIDNYHRHLEIQKNKQINRWQVLAKASSEVGGPIFFSLLIMTFSFLPVFTLQAQEGKLFSPLAFTKTYAMAASAGLAITLVPVLMGYLIRGKIISENKNPINRFLVNIYNPILSFVLNNTKKTILLCLVVLLTGLYPMNKLGYEFIPDIDEGDLMYMPTLSPGVSIGKAHQILQQSDRLIKSIPEVSTVFGKIGRADTATDPAPLTMIETIIQFKPRSEWRAGMTLKKIRMELDKVVQIPGVTNAWVMPIRTRIDMLSTGIKTPLGIKIFSSNLDEIESVGKEIQLLLKNIPETSSVYSEKTDSGKYIDVNINRKKAADLGFSISEIQDIIETLIGGKNVSETIEGRERYPINIRIPQSERASLIDIKNLSFVNAFGTRVQLKELASITIKNGPPIIKTENGRYMGLVLVDVKGDIGTYIDMAKRKLDNNLSLPVGTFLNFSGQYEYLERATAQLKIVIPVTLMIIILLLYLSFRNMKDILLIVLSLPLSIIGGLWLIYLLNYNFSIAIGVGFIALAGVSVEIGVLMIVYINQELKRVKEQNIKLTKEAIKLGALMRIRPIVMTVGSVVIGLMPILFLSGVGSEVMQRIAAPMVGGMVSAMILALILIPALYMEINCWQLRKKEKSKQNNDLDISN